One Paenibacillus sp. SYP-B4298 genomic window, ACCTCATGCATGATCAGTTGCTTAGACAGCTCAGTTTGTGGAATCATCGTCTCATAGATGCGTATACAGTCAGCGGTCACCCGGAAATTGAACAGGTTCAGATCATGCTCCAGCACATAGGCTGCCTTGGCCGGATCAGGCGTATGCAGCTCGATATATTCGGTATGCGCGCCGCGAATCTCGTTCATCGGCACCTCCTTCACCAGCCGCCCCTTATTCATGACACAGATCGTGTCGGCAATCTGCTCGATTTCCCCGAGGATATGCGAGGAGACGATAAGCGTCATCCCGTATTCCTTGCATAATCGATACAGCAGCTCTCGCAGCTCACGGATGCCCATCGGGTCCAGTCCGTTAATCGGTTCATCGAGAAATAGCAGCTCCGGGCGGGTTACGATGGCGCGGGCGATGCCCAGTCTCTGCTTCATGCCGAGCGAAAATTCCTTGACCAGCCGACCCTGAGCATCCTGCAGACGGACAAGCTCCAACGCCTCGTTGATCGCATTTTTATTGTAGTAGCCCATATACTCGCAATGCAGCTCCAGATTGGCTGTTGCGGTCAGCTTCTCGTAGAATACCGGATATTCGATGATGCTGCCGATACGTTTGAGATATTCGACCGAGCCTGGCTGCAGCCGTTCTCCGAAGAGCTCAATCTCGCCGGCTGTCGGCCTAACCAGTGAGGTAAGCATCCGCATCAGCGTCGTCTTGCCAGCGCCGTTAGGTCCCAGCAGGCCGTATATTTCTCCTTGCCGGACACGAATATTCATCTGCGATACGATCTCACGCCCCTCCATGACCTTCGTGAGCGCGGAGGTTTTTAGTAGAATGCTCAATTATGCTTGCTCCTCTCTAATTGTCCTGATGCTTCTATCATAAGGGAAGGGCTTTGCTTTACTCTTACACAATTCTTAATTAATTCTTACGGTCCCTATCCCAAGTCAGGACGGAACACGCTTCAGCTTCACACGAAAGACGGTCTCCTCATAAGGAAGGCTGTGCAGCTCAATCTGCCCCTCCATCATCTCAACGAGCCGTTTGGTGATGGTCAGGCCCAGCCCGCTTCCTTGATAAGCCATATTGCGTGAATCCTCCAATGTATACATCCTCTCAAATACAAGCTCCTGGTGGGGCTTGGCGATGCCCTTGCCGCGGTCCTTGACCTCAATGAAGACATCGTTGCCCTCTGCCCGCAATGCAAGACCTACCATTTTCCCTTCGTACCCATACCGGATGGCATTGGACAGAAGGTTATTCAATATGCGTTCCAGCGCTTCCTCATTGCCTAGCGCATAGACGGGCAGCTCCGGGAGATCGATCTGCACGTCTAGCTGCTGTGCTGCAAGGGTTTCGTAGAAGGCGAGGATGCTCCGCTCGCACACGTCATTCATCATCATGCGCGAGAGGGGCAGCTCCTTGTCCGCCGACTCCAGCACAGCCAGGTCGAAAAATCGGTTCATCAGCGCCAGCACCTCCTGCGCCTTGGCCTGCACCTTGTCCAGCATATAGCGTTGCTCCTCAGGGGGCATCGCTATATGCTGGCGCAAGGTCTCCGTGTACCCGACAACCACCGTCAGCGGTGTCTTCAAATCATGTGAGATGTTCGACAGCATCCGCTTGATCGCCAACTGGGAACGGGCGTAGTCGGCACGAGTCTCCTCGCTGCGCGCAAGCAGGTGGTTGATGCTGCCCAGCAGCTTGCGCAGAGCCGGATCAGCCGTGAGCAGTTGCAGCTTCTCTGCGTGCTGTGGGGAGACGGCGAGCTTGTCGAGGCGGGAAGCCATGATGCGCAGCAAGGAGGCTTGCTTGCGCGCGGCGACGAATTGCATCGCATTGAGCGCAGCCAGCAGCAGGATGGCGGCGAGCAGCGCAGTAATCATGACTGGAATTCCCCCAGCTTGTAGCCGATTCCCCAAAGCGTGCGGATATATTGGGGATGAGAGGGGTCATCCTCGATCTTCTCCCGCAGGCGCCGCATGTGGACATTGATGACATTCTCATCGCCATAGTAGTTGTCTTCCCAGATGCTCTGATAGATCTGTGCTTTGGTGAAGACGCGCTTAGGGTGGCTGGCGAACAGCTTCAATAGCTGAAATTCCTTCGCCGTCAGCCTGATTTCCTGCCCATTCTTGGTCACGGTGAAATTCTCCGGATGAATGGCTAATTCATGAATGTGTATTGTTGCAGGAGCATCAGCGATGGCCGCCTGGCTTGGCCTGGAGTAGCTGGTGGCTCGCCGCAGCGCTGCCTTGACACGGGCGGTCAGCTCGATCATCGAGAATGGCTTGGCGATATAGTCGTCAGCGCCAAAGCCGAGGCCGAGTGCTTTGTCCACCTCGCTGCCCTTGGCGGACAGGATCAGTACCGGCACGGTGCTGCGCTCGCGAATGCGCTGCAGCAGCTCCATTCCACCCAGACGGGGTAGCATGATATCGAGCAGCACCAGATCATAAGAGGCGGCGGCGAACAAGGCGGCTGCTTCAGCCCCGTCCAATGCCTGTGTAATGTGAAATCCTTCATTTGTCAGATAGCGTCTGACCATCTCGCTGATCTCCGCATCATCTTCAACGAGCAGCAGCCGGGGAGCAGTCTGTTCCATCAGTGCCTTCATCCTTCCAGTTTCGTATGATCTATGACTATTATGGGAGAGCGGGCCCTGTTTGTACATATCTAAGAAATGATAAGTCATGCTCGTGTAGCCTTATTTTCTTCATGATGGGAGAAACCATTGGGGGCTTGAATTGGAAGTAAAATTGAGCTAGAAGATAAAAAAACAAGAGAGTATACGGGGAATACCGAGTAAATGCACGAAAATGCGACAAAATCCTATGATATTAGAGCTATTCTAGTAAAATCAAACTACACATATAGGCCTATAGAGAGTATACTAAAAGTGTGTATCCAAATTTGGAAAAGGGAGGGAGATTGATTGCGTTTTGTATAAGTAAAAGGAGGAGAATTGATGGGATATGGAATTCGACTGCTCGTCTGGGGAAGCTATGCTTGCTTTGCCCGTCCAGACAAGCAGGATGAGAAAGAGAGCTATGAAGTGATGCCGCCTTGTGCTGCAAGAGGCGTCTTGGAATCGATTCATTGGAAGCCTGCAATCCGATGGATTGTGGATCGAATTGAAGTGATTAATGAAATTCGCCTGGAGCGTGCAGAGCGACTCGAGCTAGGGACAGCGGAGGCAGCTACCCAGTTGAAGGAGCCGATGAGCTGCAAGCGTCCATTGCTGGCGCCGGTACTGACCGAGGAACGTGAGAAGACGAGCCTCCTGCTGCGCGATGTGAAGTATGTGATCCACGCGCACTTCGAGATGACGGCTCGTGCGGGAGAGCATGATCATCCAGAGAAGCACTATAATATCTTTTTGCGTCGTGCCCGCAAGAAGCAATGCTTCTATCATCCGTATCTGGGAAGCAGGGAGTTCCCGGCTTCTTATGTGTTGCTGGAGGATGATGAGGAGGCTCCGATCTCGTACTATAGACGAAAGCCGGAGCAGCATCTGGGCTCCCTGCTATGGGATCTGGATTTCAAGCAGCACATGAAGCCGATGTATTTCCAGGCGGTGCTGAGGAACGGAGCCATCAACATTCCTGATCTGTTACAGAGAACTAGCAAATAGAACCGGCGGCAACACAGCAGGGGCTTGTCCCTTGTCCCTCCGTGTCCCGCCGGGGTTTATCCGTCGCATAAGTCGCATAAGTCGCGTATAGTTATCGTCCATTAATCGTTGTCCTTCTTCAGCTTCTCGCCAATGAGAGCCAGCAGGCCGATCATCGGTATCGCCAGCACACTGCCTAATCCGAGCGAGGCGCTGATAATCCCGATGCCCATCCCGCGGAAGCCGCTGATAAACATGCTGACAACGAACATCATAATGCTCAGAGAAAGTCCGGCTCCAGCAGGCATAAACAGGCGATACAGCGGATAAGGGGCGAATTTATACATAAAATGGGCAATCGTAAGCCAGATGATGGCTGTAATTGCGGATATAATCCAGAAGAACAAGCTGTCCATTACATGACCCCCTTAAGAAGAAATGGTTGGCTGCACGATATTGGAGTGCGAAGCTGCCTCCAGTATATCATACCTGCCTGGCGGAGTTTGAACTTCAGTCCTGAAACCGATAGAATACTAGATAGGAAAGACACCAGGAAGCCCCAGCTAACGATGATTCTATTAGCTGGGGCTTCCTGCATTGGCAGGTCTTCGCCTGTCCGCCAGCGGGTGCCGCCAGCTCCTGAGCCTTGCAGGCTATACAGCTCGCAACGGGTAATGCCGAGCGCAGCAGGGCTAAGGCTATACAAGGAGAAACAGAAAGGCGAGCAGCGCCAGATCCAGCCCGATCGGCGGGCCATATCGGCCGGGGTAGCCATATGGCGGATAGTTATAGCCCGGATAGCCTCCCAACGCCATCGTGCTCGCCTTGGAGGATTTCTGCGGTGTCTTGCGGCCAGGCCTGCGGCGGCGGGAGCGCAGTCGCGCCCCAGACGTAGGATGAGGCTCCCCATCCCCTGGTGTCTCGTCCTCGGGGCCGTTCAGCACCAGACGACCGCCGCTGCAGGAGTGGAGCACGCCGATATAGTGATGTCCCTCCTGTGTGATCGCGCAGACGACTCGACCGCGCAGCGGCGCCAATGTTTCTTCATTAAGTGGATAGACTCGTTCCATTGATTCAGGCACCTCCCTGAGAATTCTATGAGCAGTCTATGCAGGGCAGGGCAGATGCGTATAGTTATATACCCAGACCGGAGGCAGGTTTTTTGCAAGCTTCGCCTATTGCTGCCTGTCGGCATCAGGGAGGCCTGTTATGAGCTGCGAGTACAGGGACGACGGGTAAAAGGAGGTCTGCAATGCGACGTTCATTGCTGGAGGATCAGAGGGCGCAGAGAAGGTCAGGCAGCAAGCTGCTGCTATCGCTGCTCGCTGTGCTGGCGGCGGGAGTGACGCTGGCGGGGGTGCAGGGAATGATGAGGCAGGGCGAGGCAGGCTCGCCTCTGCTGCATGATGTGAAGACGGTGTGGCAATGGGTGGTGCCAGAGGCGCAGGGTGGCTCGGGGGATGTGGCCTGGTCGTTTCGTTGGGATGCCAGGCAGCCAGTTACGGGCGAACAGGCGGAGCGGCTGGCGTTGCTGCTGGATGCGAAGGAGGCAGATGATGCGGAGGGTGGTTCCAACTTGCAGCGGGTGTGGCGGAGCGACATGCAGCGCGAGGAGGGTACCGGCGGCGGTCGTCTGGCGATCTGGCATCACCTGGATGCGCAGCCGCAGGAGACGGGCAGCCGGGTAGCCGAAGCGGAGGATGGCAACGGGGAGGAGGTCGTGAGGCAGGCAGCAGAGGATGCCATGCAGCACAGCGAGGAGCCGACAGGCGGACTGGTTGTCCTGCTGGAGAGCATGGAGGGGGCAGACTATGAGGAGGTTGCGCCTTGGCTTGCCCGAATCGAGCAGTCGCTTGAACATAGCGGATTGCAAGCTGCGCCCAGCTTCTCCTTTCGCGCGGCGACAGGCCCGGAGGCGGCAGAACGGCTGGCGGAGGCAGCAGGCGCGACGCTGCTGGAGCGCTATAGCGACCGGAGTACAGTGAGCGATACCTACTACAGCAGCAAGCTAAGGCTGAGTGCGCAGAGCGGGCAGCATAAGGTGAACCTGCAGTTGGCACTGCTCCTGGGGTCAACGGAAGGCGAGTATCGGCTGACAGGAGGCGTCCCGCTCATTACGGGGGAATACTTGCGATGAGCGTGCGGAGATTATTCGTATATCTGCCGCTATCTGTCTGCCAACCTTACATGGGCGGATACGATTCCGATTAATAATTGTTGAGGGAATCATTAGTTTTTTTTATAGATCAATGAATAGCGATTCAAGGTCATATATGCTACACTACATAACATGTAACCTATAAACTGACATAGGAGAGTATGCTGTACATGACAGATCAACATAAATCGGAAGCGCAAGCTGCTGCGGGCGCTGTATATTATTTGTTCGGAGCGACTGGAGATCTGGCTCGCCGCAAGCTGTTCCCGGCTCTGTTCAGCCTCTATAAGGAAGGAAAGCTGGCGGAGGACTTCGCGGTTGTCGGGCTGGCTCGCCGCGTGCGGACGGACGAGCAGTTCCAGGCCGAGGTCTATGAGTCGATTAAGGAGTTTTGCCGCTACAAATCCGACGATGCCGAGCTATGGAATCGGTTCGCTCAGCATTTCGTCTATATGCCGCTTGATATTAACGATGTGGAGAGCTTCCGCGAGTTGAGCCGCCTGACGGAGCGTCTGGATGAGCGCTTCGGCATTCCGGGCAACCGGCTGTTCTATCTGGCGCTGGCGCCGGAGCTGTTCGGCCCGGTCTCCTTCAATCTGCGCGAGGGCGGCCTGCTGGAGAGCAGCGGCTGGCACCGCGTCGTCATCGAGAAGCCGTTCGGTTATGATCTGCCATCGGCCCAGAAGCTGAACGAGCAGATTAACCAGGTATTCAAGGAGGAGGAAATCTTCCGTATTGACCACTATCTCGGCAAGGAGATGGTGCAGAATATCGAGGTGATCCGCTTCGCGAACGCCTTCTTCGAGCCGCTCTGGAACAATAAGCATATCGCGAACATTCAGATTACGCTGTCGGAGACTGTCGGTGTTGAGGATCGCGGCGGCTACTACGATAAGTCTGGCGCGCTGCGCGACATGGGTCAGAACCATATGCTGCAGATGCTGACGATGATCGCGATGGAGCCCCCTAGCCGTCTGCATGGCGAGGATATCCGTGATGAGAAGGTCAAGGTGCTTCGCTCGCTGCGTCAATATGCAACGCATGGCGATGTACGGGAGAATGTGGTGCGCGGTCAGTATTCTGAAGGTGTGCACAGAGGCAAGTCCTTGCCTGGTTACCGTCAGGAGGAATCGGTGTCAAGCGATTCCGTGACAGAGACGTATTTTGCTGCCAAGGTGCTCGTCGACAATTTCCGCTGGGCGGGCGTGCCTTTCTACATCCGTACAGGCAAACGGCTGCCGGTCAAGACGACTGAGGTGGTCATTGAGTTCAAAAATATGCCCGACAATGTTCTGTTTGGCAGCCGTCATAACCTGTCTCCGAATCTGCTGGTCATTCGCGTTAATCCGATGGAGGGCATCTACATCAAGATCAATGCGAAGCAGCCCGGCTCGGACTCGCAGATTCAGCCGGTGGCGATGGAATTCTGCCAGAGCTGTCAGATCGGCATCAATACGCCGGAGGCTTACGAGCGGCTGATCTATGATGCTGCCCGCGGCGACTCCACATACTTCACCCGTTGGGACGAGGTGTCCCAGGCATGGGCGTTCGTCGACCAGATTGCTTCGGCATGGCGCGAGGATACATCGGATGTACGGCCATACCCTGCCGGCTCCTGGGGGCCGACTGAGGCGAATGAGCTGCTCGCTCGCGATGGCTTCCGCTGGTGGCCGGTGAACGGTCAGGAAGAGGATAACGTGATCTGGGTGAGCAATACCGGGAAATAACGGTGGCGTAGTAAGCCTGCCGAATTGAATACGATGGCTTGCAAGGGCTGGGGAATCTTCAATATTGATGAAGAATCCCCAGCCTTGCAGCTTCATTTTGCTGTATAATGGGCGTAAGCTTATAATCTATGCAATGAAGGGACGGCAAGGATGAGTACGAAGCTAAAGGATGAGTTAAAGCACGAGGTGGAGCGGAGAAGAACCTTTGCGATCATCTCCCACCCCGATGCGGGAAAAACGACGCTAACCGAGAAGCTGCTGCTGTTCGGAGGCGCGATCAGGCTGGCAGGTACGGTCAAGGCGCGCAAGGCGAGCAAGCATGCGACCTCGGACTGGATGGAGATCGAGAAGCAGCGCGGCATCTCGGTCACCTCAAGCGTCATGCAATTCGATTATATGGGTCACCGCGTCAACATTCTGGATACACCAGGTCACCAGGACTTCAGTGAGGATACCTACCGGACGTTGACGGCTGCGGACAGTGCGGTCATGCTGATCGACGTAGCCAAAGGGGTGGAGGCGCAGACGATCAAGCTGTTCCAGGTATGCCGCAAGCGGGGCATCCCGATCTTCACCTTCATCAACAAGCTGGACCGCGAGGGACGCAGTCCGTTCGAGCTGATGGAGGAGCTGGAGCAGGTGCTGGGCATTCGCTCGGTGCCGATGAACTGGCCGATTGGAATGGGACGCGAGCTGTGCGGTGTGTATGACCGGATGAATAGCCAGGTGGAGCTGTTCCAGGGCAATGACCATTCCAAAATCGAGGTTCGCAAGGTGGAGGACTATAACGATCCGATCATACGCGAGATGGCGGGCGACTTTCTCCATGATCAGTTGGCGGGCGAGCTGGAGCTGCTGGATGTAGCGGGTGACCCGTTCGATTATGAGAAGGTGCAGCGCGGCGAGCTGACGCCGATCTTCTTCGGCAGTGCGGTTAACAACTTCGGCGTGCAGACCTTCCTGGAGAACTTCCTGAAGCTGGCTCCTTCGCCGACACCGCGCCGCAGCATGGAGCGGCTCGTTGAACCGACGGAGGAGAAGTTCTCGGGCTATGTGTTCAAGATTCAGGCGAACATGAATCCGGCACACCGCGACCGGATCGCCTTCCTGCGCATCTGCTCCGGCCGGTTCGAGCGCGGAATGAGTGTCAAGCATGTGCGTGCCGGCAAGGAGATCAAGCTGGCGCAGCCGCAGCAATTTCTCGCGCAGGATCGGGACATCGTCGAGTCCGCTTATCCAGGCGACATCATCGGCTTGTTCGACCCCGGCATATTCCGAATCGGCGATTCGCTGTCGCAGGGCGGCGAGCTGGTGTTTGACGAGCTGCCGACATTCTCTCCAGAGATATTTGCCAAGGTGACGGTCAAGAACGCGCTCAAGCACAAGCAATATCAAAAGGGCATCGACCAGTTGACCGAGGAGGGCACGATTCAGGTCTTCCATTCAACCAGCGGCTTTGATGAGATCATTCTGGGTGTGGTGGGACAACTGCAATTTGAAGTGTTCGAGCATCGGATGAAGGCGGAGTATGGGGTGGACGTTCTGCTGCACCGGATGACATACCAGTTCGCTCGCTGGCTGGTGGACGACAAGATCGATCCGTCCAAATTCCGCATCAACTCGGTGCTGGTGAAGGACAAGAAGGACAACTACGTAGCATTGTTCGAGAATGAATATGCAATGCGCACGGCCATGGAGAAAAACCAGACGACGAAGTTTCTGGAGACGGCTCCGTAAGAGCTGTCTCTCCTCACAGGCGGTAGCTGAATGCTGAAAGTGAGCAATCTCGGAGGCGGGTGAACGGGCGAAGAGACCTTTGCGTATGGCGGGTGCTCTCGAAGCCCGGATGATAGCTGAGGAACATACAAGGCTCCTGATGAGCGTCAGCTTGCGCTGTCTCGTCAGGAGCCTTGTTATGCGAGGATTGTAACACGTCAGCCGCGGCTCCGCCCATGACGGACTTCACCGCGCTGCGAAACGGTCTATTGCGGCCTGCAGGCTAATGAACAAAGAAAGTGGGCTGCTCCACATAAAAAAGCCGGGATTGATACTGTCTACGTCGCTCCTCATTGAAGGCGCTCACCCATTGATGCACATAGAAGACATCTCTGATCCACCAGAGAAGGCTGGCAGGCAGGCCGATCAAGCTCATGGAGAGCAGCAATTGCACACAGGCTGATCCGTAACGCTTCGTATAAAATCGGTGTCCGCCGAATAGGCCGAGAAAATACCAGATGATATAGGCGGCCGCTCGTGTCTTACCCGGCTCACCCGGCGGGTCCTCAAGGTCGTCCGCATCTCTTGAAGCTACGACGGCATACCAGGGTGTGGAAGGGTAGAGGGCCGACAGTAGCTGCTCCTTGCTCACAGGCGCCACTCCTTTTTGTGCGAAGGTTACCAAGATTATAGAGAAAAATAACAAAAACAACAAGTTCACCATTGACATGTAACGGCTTTCATGTCATAATGTACGCGCGTACATTAAATTGATGTCTTTCAGCGGCAATACAGTAAATAAGAGTTGTGACGGAATTTCGGCTGGAGCAGAGCAGGTCAGGACAGGTGCCCGCTTCGGGGAGCTGGCATGAACGGCGGCAGGCCGAGGAATCCACGGCTCAAGAGAAGCAGGCAGGAGGAATTGGTATCGGCAGAAAAGAAGTGGCGAAGCTGGCCGGGGTGTCGGAGGCAACCGTCTCGCGGGTGCTCAACGGCATTGGTCCGGTTCGCGAGGAGACTAGGCGCAAGGTGCTGGCAGCGGCAGAGCAGCTCAGTTATGTGCCCAATATGCTGGCACAGCAGCTAGCCCGCAGGCGCAGCGGCAATCTGGGTGTGGTGCTTCCGTATGTGCCGAAGGTGCATCTGTTCTCGACCTATTATTTTGCCGAGATTCTGAGCGGCATTGGAGAGAGCGCGCGGCGCAGAGGATATAATCTGCTCATTATTCCCCTGTCGCAGACTGAAGAGCACCGCTATACGAATCTATATCAGATGCAAAAGGTGGATGCCTGCATTATGCTCGGCTCGCAGGATATGGGGAACGAGCGTGCAGCGTTGTCGAGATTGGCTGAGCAGCAGCATCCGTTCTGCCTCATTAACCAGCGCTTCGAGTCGGAGCCGTTCGTAACGGTGGAGGCTGATCATGTCGAGGGCGGCAG contains:
- the cas5c gene encoding type I-C CRISPR-associated protein Cas5c, with the protein product MGYGIRLLVWGSYACFARPDKQDEKESYEVMPPCAARGVLESIHWKPAIRWIVDRIEVINEIRLERAERLELGTAEAATQLKEPMSCKRPLLAPVLTEEREKTSLLLRDVKYVIHAHFEMTARAGEHDHPEKHYNIFLRRARKKQCFYHPYLGSREFPASYVLLEDDEEAPISYYRRKPEQHLGSLLWDLDFKQHMKPMYFQAVLRNGAINIPDLLQRTSK
- a CDS encoding peptide chain release factor 3; the protein is MSTKLKDELKHEVERRRTFAIISHPDAGKTTLTEKLLLFGGAIRLAGTVKARKASKHATSDWMEIEKQRGISVTSSVMQFDYMGHRVNILDTPGHQDFSEDTYRTLTAADSAVMLIDVAKGVEAQTIKLFQVCRKRGIPIFTFINKLDREGRSPFELMEELEQVLGIRSVPMNWPIGMGRELCGVYDRMNSQVELFQGNDHSKIEVRKVEDYNDPIIREMAGDFLHDQLAGELELLDVAGDPFDYEKVQRGELTPIFFGSAVNNFGVQTFLENFLKLAPSPTPRRSMERLVEPTEEKFSGYVFKIQANMNPAHRDRIAFLRICSGRFERGMSVKHVRAGKEIKLAQPQQFLAQDRDIVESAYPGDIIGLFDPGIFRIGDSLSQGGELVFDELPTFSPEIFAKVTVKNALKHKQYQKGIDQLTEEGTIQVFHSTSGFDEIILGVVGQLQFEVFEHRMKAEYGVDVLLHRMTYQFARWLVDDKIDPSKFRINSVLVKDKKDNYVALFENEYAMRTAMEKNQTTKFLETAP
- a CDS encoding LacI family DNA-binding transcriptional regulator → MGIGRKEVAKLAGVSEATVSRVLNGIGPVREETRRKVLAAAEQLSYVPNMLAQQLARRRSGNLGVVLPYVPKVHLFSTYYFAEILSGIGESARRRGYNLLIIPLSQTEEHRYTNLYQMQKVDACIMLGSQDMGNERAALSRLAEQQHPFCLINQRFESEPFVTVEADHVEGGRLATAHLLDQGCRRLAFLNGPLTYSNSRDRLSGYLQALAARGVEQDDAWLLGGNYSRKSGYQYAELLAAAIRDGRIDGIVAANDRMALGLLQGLRDQGIEPGRDVALIGYDDSESARFTEPQLSSVAVPFYEMGEQAAELLLAGLSGEKAQAVPSKLAVQLVERASTLRFKAE
- a CDS encoding YesK family protein, which codes for MDSLFFWIISAITAIIWLTIAHFMYKFAPYPLYRLFMPAGAGLSLSIMMFVVSMFISGFRGMGIGIISASLGLGSVLAIPMIGLLALIGEKLKKDND
- a CDS encoding sensor histidine kinase → MITALLAAILLLAALNAMQFVAARKQASLLRIMASRLDKLAVSPQHAEKLQLLTADPALRKLLGSINHLLARSEETRADYARSQLAIKRMLSNISHDLKTPLTVVVGYTETLRQHIAMPPEEQRYMLDKVQAKAQEVLALMNRFFDLAVLESADKELPLSRMMMNDVCERSILAFYETLAAQQLDVQIDLPELPVYALGNEEALERILNNLLSNAIRYGYEGKMVGLALRAEGNDVFIEVKDRGKGIAKPHQELVFERMYTLEDSRNMAYQGSGLGLTITKRLVEMMEGQIELHSLPYEETVFRVKLKRVPS
- a CDS encoding ABC transporter ATP-binding protein, with protein sequence MSILLKTSALTKVMEGREIVSQMNIRVRQGEIYGLLGPNGAGKTTLMRMLTSLVRPTAGEIELFGERLQPGSVEYLKRIGSIIEYPVFYEKLTATANLELHCEYMGYYNKNAINEALELVRLQDAQGRLVKEFSLGMKQRLGIARAIVTRPELLFLDEPINGLDPMGIRELRELLYRLCKEYGMTLIVSSHILGEIEQIADTICVMNKGRLVKEVPMNEIRGAHTEYIELHTPDPAKAAYVLEHDLNLFNFRVTADCIRIYETMIPQTELSKQLIMHEVPIHAIHRKNQSLEQYFVQLIQGGE
- the zwf gene encoding glucose-6-phosphate dehydrogenase codes for the protein MTDQHKSEAQAAAGAVYYLFGATGDLARRKLFPALFSLYKEGKLAEDFAVVGLARRVRTDEQFQAEVYESIKEFCRYKSDDAELWNRFAQHFVYMPLDINDVESFRELSRLTERLDERFGIPGNRLFYLALAPELFGPVSFNLREGGLLESSGWHRVVIEKPFGYDLPSAQKLNEQINQVFKEEEIFRIDHYLGKEMVQNIEVIRFANAFFEPLWNNKHIANIQITLSETVGVEDRGGYYDKSGALRDMGQNHMLQMLTMIAMEPPSRLHGEDIRDEKVKVLRSLRQYATHGDVRENVVRGQYSEGVHRGKSLPGYRQEESVSSDSVTETYFAAKVLVDNFRWAGVPFYIRTGKRLPVKTTEVVIEFKNMPDNVLFGSRHNLSPNLLVIRVNPMEGIYIKINAKQPGSDSQIQPVAMEFCQSCQIGINTPEAYERLIYDAARGDSTYFTRWDEVSQAWAFVDQIASAWREDTSDVRPYPAGSWGPTEANELLARDGFRWWPVNGQEEDNVIWVSNTGK
- a CDS encoding response regulator transcription factor gives rise to the protein MEQTAPRLLLVEDDAEISEMVRRYLTNEGFHITQALDGAEAAALFAAASYDLVLLDIMLPRLGGMELLQRIRERSTVPVLILSAKGSEVDKALGLGFGADDYIAKPFSMIELTARVKAALRRATSYSRPSQAAIADAPATIHIHELAIHPENFTVTKNGQEIRLTAKEFQLLKLFASHPKRVFTKAQIYQSIWEDNYYGDENVINVHMRRLREKIEDDPSHPQYIRTLWGIGYKLGEFQS
- a CDS encoding TM2 domain-containing protein encodes the protein MSKEQLLSALYPSTPWYAVVASRDADDLEDPPGEPGKTRAAAYIIWYFLGLFGGHRFYTKRYGSACVQLLLSMSLIGLPASLLWWIRDVFYVHQWVSAFNEERRRQYQSRLFYVEQPTFFVH
- a CDS encoding YwmB family TATA-box binding protein, with the translated sequence MRRSLLEDQRAQRRSGSKLLLSLLAVLAAGVTLAGVQGMMRQGEAGSPLLHDVKTVWQWVVPEAQGGSGDVAWSFRWDARQPVTGEQAERLALLLDAKEADDAEGGSNLQRVWRSDMQREEGTGGGRLAIWHHLDAQPQETGSRVAEAEDGNGEEVVRQAAEDAMQHSEEPTGGLVVLLESMEGADYEEVAPWLARIEQSLEHSGLQAAPSFSFRAATGPEAAERLAEAAGATLLERYSDRSTVSDTYYSSKLRLSAQSGQHKVNLQLALLLGSTEGEYRLTGGVPLITGEYLR